In Bacillus cereus ATCC 14579, a single window of DNA contains:
- a CDS encoding M4 family metallopeptidase yields the protein MNYRKLASAFVTFGLLCPLSTEAIHAQELDKSAVKVEIAQPGLTIGKLTQPQNDTKENIAKKYLKGEVNGAKAQQEQVTTEKNVDFQPTNKETKENQTEVRLAQTYKNYKVYGQDLIVKVDKNGVITTVSGKVVQNLNQQPNLTITNFLSKNEVKSKLRDIVQIPSDAVETEFSSETVVYKKKDGYYTFATVITFTYENNEQIINGNAIVDLKTGEVLFQEKFIKNKENKTINQVTSPRLSPASEPGTGKNALQENISFNIAKGTDGKFYLADLSRGNGIYIYNANYADSLGGYSQAGYPGTLISSSTPNFADKEAAGAMKNMSDIYDYFKKEHNLKSYDNKDSKVVASVHGFDSTEVSDGVKEDYVNAFWHPAWNQMVFGDGLDGKLTSALDVTAHEFGHAVFSGTTKNKVVRYPSAETSALNEGLADFWGTQIEYYVKKDKGNWIMGDTLGGLTIRDIPREIGDGGHKLYTNLQDFYNDGNNQESHVNSGIISHVLYQLAEGKTYNGVAVQKQGNEKVSKVVMRALQNYATSAEDFESLQSHIVQAAKDLYGTAVSNEFAKAFEAHGYKPLQKVNQVIEVQ from the coding sequence ATGAATTATAGAAAACTTGCTAGTGCTTTCGTTACATTCGGTCTTCTTTGCCCTTTATCAACAGAAGCTATTCATGCTCAAGAATTAGACAAAAGTGCAGTCAAAGTTGAAATTGCTCAGCCTGGTTTAACAATCGGGAAATTAACACAACCTCAAAATGATACGAAAGAAAATATTGCTAAAAAGTATTTAAAAGGTGAGGTAAATGGGGCGAAAGCTCAACAAGAACAAGTCACTACTGAAAAAAATGTAGATTTCCAACCTACAAATAAAGAAACCAAAGAAAATCAAACCGAAGTTCGCCTTGCACAAACATATAAAAACTATAAAGTATATGGCCAAGATCTCATTGTAAAAGTAGATAAAAATGGAGTAATCACAACTGTTAGTGGTAAAGTTGTTCAAAATTTAAATCAACAACCTAATCTTACTATAACAAATTTTTTGTCGAAAAATGAAGTAAAATCTAAATTACGCGATATAGTTCAAATTCCAAGCGATGCAGTTGAGACAGAATTCTCTAGCGAAACCGTTGTTTATAAGAAAAAAGATGGCTATTATACATTCGCAACTGTTATTACATTTACTTATGAAAACAATGAACAAATTATAAACGGCAATGCTATCGTTGATTTAAAAACTGGAGAAGTACTTTTCCAAGAAAAGTTCATTAAAAACAAAGAGAATAAGACTATAAATCAAGTAACATCACCTAGATTATCCCCTGCAAGTGAGCCAGGAACTGGGAAAAATGCACTTCAAGAAAACATCTCTTTCAATATTGCCAAAGGAACTGATGGAAAATTTTATTTAGCGGATTTATCACGCGGAAATGGTATTTATATTTATAATGCAAACTACGCCGATTCCCTTGGAGGATATAGTCAAGCTGGTTATCCAGGGACACTAATTTCAAGTAGTACTCCTAATTTTGCAGATAAAGAAGCCGCGGGCGCTATGAAGAACATGAGTGATATTTACGATTACTTTAAGAAAGAACATAATCTAAAAAGTTACGACAATAAAGATTCAAAAGTTGTTGCTAGTGTACACGGTTTTGATTCTACTGAAGTTAGTGATGGTGTAAAAGAAGACTATGTAAATGCATTTTGGCATCCCGCTTGGAACCAAATGGTATTTGGTGATGGTTTAGACGGAAAACTAACATCCGCTCTTGATGTAACAGCTCATGAATTTGGACATGCTGTATTCAGTGGCACGACGAAAAATAAAGTCGTGAGATATCCAAGCGCTGAAACATCTGCACTAAACGAGGGATTAGCGGATTTCTGGGGTACACAAATCGAATATTACGTAAAGAAAGATAAAGGAAACTGGATTATGGGCGATACATTAGGTGGCCTAACAATTCGTGATATCCCAAGGGAAATTGGTGACGGCGGTCATAAACTATATACAAATTTACAAGATTTCTATAACGATGGTAATAATCAAGAATCACACGTGAATTCTGGTATTATCAGTCACGTATTATATCAATTAGCTGAAGGTAAAACATATAACGGTGTTGCTGTTCAAAAACAAGGAAATGAAAAAGTAAGTAAAGTTGTTATGCGTGCATTGCAAAATTATGCAACTTCCGCTGAAGACTTTGAATCACTTCAATCTCATATCGTACAAGCTGCCAAAGATTTATATGGCACTGCCGTATCAAATGAATTTGCAAAGGCATTTGAAGCACACGGTTACAAACCGTTACAAAAAGTAAATCAAGTAATAGAAGTACAATAA
- a CDS encoding sensor histidine kinase, translated as MIEKKRIEIFPKHMGFFPYMWFVYLLFPIYHLAQASGWKLVIGSGMLIIFIVTYRQLYFVQRTFVFWACIQMVLIFLFALFYNPFMIFFGFFTASAMGFAPNKKVFRVLLCSLVIMLGAFLFVNMNQLTTTSLVNIVPMFILMILTPFGMRNFNQKKMLRNQLDQANEQIKDLVKREERQRIARDLHDTLGHTLSLITLKSQLVEKLIVKNPERASAEAKEITQTSRTALKQLRELISDMRMITVEEELEQIKAILQAANIELEVRQEARSSSLSPIEQNIVGMCLREAVTNVVKHSKATRCAVSVLESQGELILKVEDNGIGLTDQNHDGNGIRGMKERIALIDGFVELGTINPGTLLTVKVPVVIRTGKDEVRA; from the coding sequence ATGATAGAGAAGAAGAGGATTGAGATTTTTCCGAAACATATGGGATTCTTCCCGTATATGTGGTTTGTTTATCTATTATTTCCAATTTATCACTTAGCGCAGGCATCAGGATGGAAGCTTGTAATAGGAAGCGGTATGTTGATAATTTTTATCGTCACATACCGTCAGCTTTATTTTGTTCAGAGGACGTTTGTTTTTTGGGCGTGTATTCAAATGGTACTCATCTTTTTATTTGCTTTATTTTATAATCCTTTTATGATATTTTTTGGCTTTTTCACAGCAAGTGCGATGGGATTTGCGCCAAATAAGAAAGTATTTCGAGTGCTGTTATGTTCGTTAGTTATCATGCTTGGAGCATTTTTATTTGTAAATATGAATCAACTAACAACTACAAGTTTAGTAAATATCGTTCCAATGTTTATTTTAATGATTCTTACGCCATTTGGTATGCGCAATTTTAATCAGAAAAAGATGTTAAGAAATCAATTGGATCAGGCGAACGAGCAAATTAAAGACTTAGTAAAACGTGAAGAACGGCAGCGGATTGCAAGAGATCTTCATGACACATTAGGGCATACGTTATCTCTTATTACTTTGAAAAGCCAGCTTGTAGAGAAGTTAATTGTGAAAAATCCAGAGCGTGCAAGTGCGGAAGCGAAGGAAATTACACAAACGTCTCGTACAGCCTTAAAACAGCTGAGAGAATTAATTTCTGATATGCGTATGATTACGGTAGAAGAAGAGCTAGAGCAAATAAAAGCGATCTTACAAGCAGCTAATATTGAATTAGAAGTGAGGCAAGAAGCAAGATCGAGCTCGTTATCACCAATTGAACAAAATATTGTCGGGATGTGTTTACGTGAGGCCGTTACAAATGTTGTAAAACATAGTAAGGCAACGCGGTGCGCAGTTTCTGTATTAGAATCACAAGGTGAACTGATTTTGAAAGTAGAAGATAACGGAATCGGTTTAACAGATCAAAATCATGATGGAAATGGTATTCGCGGCATGAAAGAACGAATTGCTCTTATTGATGGATTTGTTGAACTAGGTACAATCAATCCAGGGACGTTATTAACGGTAAAAGTTCCAGTTGTTATTAGAACAGGAAAAGATGAGGTGAGGGCATGA
- a CDS encoding ABC transporter permease yields MRALWMQCKIEILRTFRNKLFIFFSLLMPVMFYYIFTNVVQVPQNGDAWKAHYLISMATFSIVGTALFSFGVRLSQERGQGWTHLLKITPLPEGAYLTAKIIAQTVVNAFSILVIFIAGILINHVELTIGQWIGAGLWLLLGVTPFLALGTVIGSIKKADAAAGLANILNMSLAIVGGLWMPIEVFPKILRTIGEWTPTYHFGSGAWDIVAGKSIGWENIAVLGGYFLIFVVVSIYIRKRQEAV; encoded by the coding sequence ATGAGAGCATTATGGATGCAATGCAAAATAGAAATTTTACGTACATTCCGCAATAAATTATTTATCTTTTTCTCATTATTAATGCCTGTTATGTTTTACTACATTTTCACAAATGTTGTTCAAGTACCACAAAACGGAGATGCGTGGAAAGCACATTATTTAATTTCGATGGCAACTTTCAGTATTGTAGGGACTGCACTCTTTAGTTTCGGTGTGAGACTTTCTCAGGAAAGAGGGCAAGGATGGACACATCTTCTAAAAATTACACCGCTTCCAGAGGGAGCATATTTAACAGCAAAAATTATCGCTCAAACAGTAGTAAATGCTTTTTCAATATTAGTTATCTTTATTGCAGGGATACTAATTAATCATGTTGAGTTAACGATAGGGCAATGGATTGGTGCGGGATTATGGTTATTGTTAGGGGTAACACCATTTTTAGCGTTAGGAACAGTAATAGGTTCCATTAAGAAGGCGGACGCAGCTGCTGGCTTAGCAAATATTTTAAATATGAGTTTAGCTATAGTTGGCGGGTTATGGATGCCGATTGAAGTATTCCCCAAAATATTAAGAACGATTGGTGAATGGACACCGACATACCATTTCGGAAGTGGTGCGTGGGATATTGTAGCTGGAAAATCAATTGGATGGGAAAATATCGCGGTATTAGGAGGTTATTTCCTTATATTTGTTGTAGTATCAATATATATAAGAAAAAGACAGGAAGCGGTATAA
- a CDS encoding ABC transporter ATP-binding protein gives MEKIIEVNGVSKTFKHKNAVNNVSFHVNKGEIVALLGPNGAGKTTTMSMMLGLKDPTEGKVFIFGKSPKHRDVRNSLGAMLQEVSVIDSITVEEAIELFRSYYTNPIAIETLLQLSNLESERKQRCEKLSGGQKRRLNFALALAGNPDLLFLDEPTVGMDITSRRMFWETIRKLASEGKTIILTTHYLEEADALANRILLFANGKIIADGTPDEMKATISRKTITFYSKESIPTKLLKELPNVTEVKSSEGRFILTTEDTDATLKAIYQKSLPVTDVSVKRGSLDEAFEQFVANQKEEIA, from the coding sequence ATGGAAAAGATTATTGAAGTAAATGGTGTTTCTAAAACATTTAAACATAAAAACGCAGTAAATAATGTTTCATTTCATGTAAATAAAGGGGAAATAGTAGCGTTACTTGGTCCGAATGGTGCGGGGAAAACAACGACGATGTCGATGATGCTTGGATTAAAGGACCCAACAGAAGGTAAGGTCTTTATATTTGGAAAGAGTCCAAAGCATAGAGATGTTCGTAATAGCCTCGGTGCGATGCTGCAAGAAGTAAGTGTCATTGATAGTATTACGGTGGAAGAGGCAATCGAGTTATTCCGTAGTTATTATACGAATCCTATAGCGATAGAAACGTTACTGCAGTTATCAAATTTAGAATCAGAGCGAAAGCAAAGATGTGAGAAGTTATCAGGTGGGCAAAAAAGAAGGTTGAATTTTGCGCTTGCACTTGCGGGAAATCCAGATTTGTTATTTTTAGATGAGCCGACAGTCGGAATGGATATTACGTCTCGAAGAATGTTTTGGGAAACGATTCGAAAGTTAGCAAGTGAAGGGAAAACAATTATTTTAACGACGCATTATTTAGAAGAAGCAGATGCTTTAGCAAATCGTATCTTATTATTTGCGAACGGAAAGATTATCGCAGATGGTACACCAGACGAAATGAAAGCGACGATTTCGCGAAAAACAATCACATTTTACTCGAAGGAAAGCATTCCTACAAAATTACTAAAGGAATTACCAAATGTAACAGAAGTAAAGTCAAGCGAAGGACGCTTCATTTTAACAACGGAGGATACGGATGCAACTTTAAAAGCCATTTATCAAAAGAGTTTACCTGTAACAGATGTTTCAGTTAAACGTGGAAGTCTTGATGAAGCATTTGAACAGTTTGTCGCAAATCAGAAGGAGGAAATCGCATGA
- the map gene encoding type I methionyl aminopeptidase, with protein MIQSDKIYIRGRTVVFMIIRNEQDLEGLRKIGRIVALAREEMKKQAKPGMTTKELDLIGKKVLDEHGAISAPEKEYDFPGVTCISVNEEVAHGIPGDRVLKEGDLVNVDVSAALDGYYADTGISFVLGEDEAKEKLCQAAVDAFWAAMKKVRAGSKQNQIGRAVSNFAHKSGYNVIQNLTGHGIGLSLHEAPNHILSYYDPMDNALLKDGLVIAVEPFISMKADHIIERGDDGWTFVTPDKSLVAQCEHTVVVTRGEPIILTEI; from the coding sequence ATGATACAATCGGATAAGATATATATTCGAGGAAGGACAGTGGTTTTCATGATTATTCGTAATGAACAAGATTTAGAAGGCTTACGAAAAATCGGCCGCATCGTTGCGCTTGCACGTGAAGAAATGAAAAAACAAGCGAAGCCAGGTATGACAACGAAAGAGCTTGATTTGATCGGTAAAAAAGTATTAGATGAGCATGGTGCTATTTCTGCACCTGAAAAAGAATATGATTTCCCAGGTGTAACTTGCATTAGTGTAAATGAGGAAGTTGCTCATGGTATTCCAGGAGATCGCGTATTAAAAGAAGGCGACTTAGTAAACGTCGATGTATCTGCTGCACTTGATGGCTATTATGCAGATACAGGTATCTCATTTGTTCTTGGAGAAGACGAAGCAAAAGAAAAGCTTTGCCAAGCAGCGGTTGATGCATTTTGGGCAGCAATGAAAAAGGTTAGAGCTGGCTCAAAACAAAATCAAATTGGTCGTGCTGTTTCAAACTTCGCACACAAAAGTGGATACAATGTTATTCAAAACTTAACTGGTCACGGCATTGGTCTTAGCTTACATGAAGCACCAAATCACATTTTAAGTTACTATGATCCAATGGATAATGCGCTTCTAAAAGACGGTCTTGTTATCGCTGTAGAACCGTTCATCTCTATGAAAGCTGATCATATTATTGAACGTGGTGACGATGGCTGGACATTCGTTACACCTGATAAAAGTCTTGTTGCACAATGTGAACATACGGTTGTCGTAACGCGCGGCGAACCAATAATTTTAACAGAAATCTAA